The genomic DNA TCCCGGATCACTGAGCCCGGAACGGATAAACGAAATCAATATCGTCTATTCCAAAGATTACCGTCTCACTACCGACCTGTTAATAATCACACGGAGTTTCAGAAAGATATGAAGCGATTTTTTGATTAATTTTATTAAAATTGCTTCTGCATGAAAAGAATTCTGTTATTATCCCTCCTGATCATATTTGCTGTTCCGGCCCTGGTTTTTGCACAAAGAGATTCGATTCGTGACATTTTCCTGGATGCCGAGTCCTGGTTCCTTTTCGAAGAGTACGAGGAAGCTCTTCCCCTGTTCGAATCTCTTCTGGAATCTGATCCGGGTAACGAAAATCTCAAATACAAAATCGGAATATGCCTCATGAACGATCCTTATCAAAAGGACAGGACCATCCAGTACCTGCTGGATGCCAGCGATAACATCAATCCGGATTATAAAGAGAACAGTTATAAAGAGCGTACCGCCCCTCCCGATGTACTCTACTTCCTGGCGAATGCCTACCAGGTGAACGAGCTGCTTAACCGGGCCATCGACACCTATCAGGAATTCCTGAAGATCATGGACAATTCCGTGTACGATGAAGAATTGGTCCTGTCGCAGATTCAATCCTGTAAAAATGCACAGAGACTTCTAAACATGCCGGTGGATATTGATCTGATGCTGCTGGATTCTTTGATCAACACCCCCTATTCCGATATTCGTCCGGTCGTTTCGGGCGATGGAACTAAAATGGCCTTTGTGACCAAATTGCCCTTTTATGATGCAGCCTTCTATACGGAAAAAAGAGAGGATGGCTGGTCCTATCCCCAGATTATTACGCAAACCCTGGGCTTTGACGAGGATGTTTATCCGGTGGCCCTTTCCTGGGATGGAAGTGAAATGATCCTCTATTACGATGACGATTACATCGGGAACCTCTATTACAGCAGATTCGAGGATGGCATGTGGCTGCCGGCCACCATCATGGATGAAAACATCTCCACCAAATACTGGGAATCTCACGCCAGTTTCAGCCAGGACGGCAAGACCCTTTATTTCACCAGTAACCGGAAAGGAGGTTTTGGCGGCCTGGATATCTATCAGTCTGAACTTCAGGACGACGGGAAATGGGGCCTTCCGGTGAACCTGGGCCCCACCATAAACAGCCCCTATAACGAGGAGTGCCCCTATATCAGCGAAGATGGCCAGACACTCTATTTTAGCTCCTACGGCCACTTCAACATGGGCGGGTACGACATCTTTTTCTCCAGGAAAAAAGGGGATGGCAGCTGGTCTGAGCCTGTAAATATGGGCTACCCCGTCAATACCACCGATGACGACCTCTATTTCCAGCCGGTCAATAAGGGCCATTCAGCCTATTACGCGGTCTACAGCCCCAGGGGAATCGGACTCCATGATATCTATTACATGAACATCTATTCGGTGGACAATCCACGATTCTATTCCGTTTCAGGCACTCTCCGAACGGAAAACGGCAGGATTGATTCTACCCGCACGGCCATTTATGTCATAGATACCGGCAGCAGAGATACGCTTATATACAGCTCGCCGGCCAAAGATGGCAGCTTTGCATTTTCCCTGAAGCAGGGTATTTATGAGCTGCATTTCACAGGGGAAGGGTATGAAGAACTGATCAGGCCCCTCCGGATCACTGCCGGGTCGGAAAAAAGCGGGATTGTCCTGGAAGACAATATTGAACTGGCATACATGGTGGAAGAGCCCTTGCTCTTTGAAGGCGAGGACAGTAAAATCAAACTCAGGGAAACCCTTTACAGGGGAGAGACAGAGCATCCCCTGAGCATCCCTCTCACTGTTCCAAGAGGCAGTACTCTGCTAATCAGGACCTACCAGGATTCCACTTTGGTTCGTACGGATACGCTGCTTACGGATAAACGCAGAACCGATCTGCAGATCCTTCCATTGCCGGGCAGCAGTGAGATCGAACTGGAGCTAAGCGATCAGGACGGGAACATACACCGGAACCGCTTCTCTGTGGTGGCTGTGGAACCGCTGCCTGCTGAAGCTGAGCAGGAAATACCGGCCGGGCTTGAAGACTTGGAAGCCGGGCCTCAGACGGTCGAAAAGCTACAGACAGAAGAAGAGCTTCAGACAGAAGAAGAGCTTCAGACAGAAGCCGGGCCTCAGACGGTCGAAGAGCTTCAGCCGGCAGAGGAGCCTGGCGGCGGAGATACCCGGGGCCGTAAATTATCCTGGCCGATACTGGCATTGCTTGCCGCAACCGGTGCAGGACTGATCTGGTTTATCCTTGCCTGGTGGAGGCGTCGTGAAAGGAAGGAAAAGCAGGGAGATTAGCCGCGGGCATTATTGTACTGTCGATTAAATTTTTAAATTTGTAATATTCACGCTAAATCTGCCCGATATGAGAAGACTTTACCTGTTCACCTCCTTCTGTCTTCTGTCTGCAATGATCCTGGCCCAGAACATTAAGGTTGACTTTAACGATGGTGAATTCTTTCTGGCTGAGGAGGACTATGAAGAAGCCCTGTACGCGTTTGGGAAAGTATATAACAAAGGGTATCAGGATAACGCCTATATCAACTATCGAATGGGATTATGCCTGCTGAATATACCGGGACGGAAAACAGAATCGATCCCCTACCTGGAAAAAGCGGAAGAAAGCATTTCCACCCAGGTAAAGGAGGGAAAATTTGGAGAGAAGGATGCCCCTCCGGCAGCTCTGCTCTACCTGGCTAATGCCTACAGGATCAATATGGAGATTGACAAAGCCATTGAAAAGTTTAATGCATTTGCCAAATATATCGATCCCAAAGACCTCACTCTTCAGGCTTACGTGGACCAGCAAATCGTTTCCTGCGGGCATGCGCTGGTGGGAACGGCCAGTCCGGTGGAGTATAAAACCGGGAACCTGGGACAGTTGCAGGAGACTCACACATCGAGATACAATATGTTGCTGTCAGGCGATCTCCGAACTGTGGCTTTTATGGGAAAAAACCCCTTCTACAACGGGGTGTATGTGGCTGTAAAAAACGGGGATGTATGGGGCAAACCAAATAATATTACTCCTTCCATTGCCTCTGACGGGAATATGGATGTGGTGGGACTCTCCAACGACGGGAAGCAAATGCTGCTGGCTGTCAGGGATGAGTTTACCAGTAATATTTATACCTCCGTCTATGAAAACGATCGCTGGAACCCGGCTTTCTCCCTGGGGAAACCCATTAATTCCAGGTATTATGAAGCACATGCGGCTCTGTCGCCCGACGGGAAATCAATCTATTTTTCAAGTAACCGGAAAGAGTCCTCAGGCGGAATGGATATCTTCCGCAGTGATTTGCAGGAAGATGGCACCTGGGGAGAACCGGTTAACCTGGGACCGGGTATCAATACCGTCCTGAATGAAGATGTTCCGGTAGTGAGTCCCGATGGGAAAAGGCTGTATTTCAGTTCCCAGGGACACAGTACCATGGGAGGATTTGATGTATTCTATACGGAGATAAACGATGATGGAAATTTTCCTGAATTACCGGTCAACCTGGGTTACCCCCTGAATACTTCCGACGATGACTTCCCCTATGCACCCGGGGGAGTGGAGGAAGAGAATCACTCGCTTTTGTTTGCACAGGGAAAATTGTCCGGCTACGATCTCTTTAAATTTGAAATGATCGGACGCAATGACATCCCTGTGGCGGTGAGCCTGGACGAGGAGGAAGAGGTGGAAGAGGCCGTGGTGGAAGAGGTGGCCGCAGTGGAGGTACCCGTGGAGCAGGCTGAAGCGGTTCCGGAGAAGTATTACCTGAGGCCCATCTATTTTGATTTTGACAGTTATACGCTTTCCAGGGAGAGCAGGTCCAGGCTGGATATCCTTTCCTCCATTATGGAGCGGCACCCCTCACTGCAAATCGAGATTACCGGGCACACCGATGCCAAAGGGAGCTTCGAATACAACCAGCGCCTCTCGGTTAATCGTGCCATGACTGTTTATAAGTACTTAATACTTAACGGAATATCAAATGAACGAATGTCCGCCGTCGGGATGAGTGAGCGTGAGCATGTGGCCCGGAATACCACCAGGGATGAAAGAGATGCACCCGATGGCAGGATGCTGAACCGCAGGGTTGAATTCAGGGTCAGCGTCACAGAGGATGTGATTCTTGAAATGGAAAAAGTGGAGATCCCCGACCACTTAAAACTGGATGAGTAGTTTCATAAGCCTTTGATTATGAAGAGACAACTGTCCTTTTTTATATTATTGTGTGTGTGGACCCTTTCCCTGCAGGCCCAGTCGGCAGAAGAAAATTTCTATGATGCCATTTTCTTCTTTGAGGAGGACGAGGATTACCAGGAAGCCGCCTACCTGTTTTATCAGGTTCTCAGCATGGAGCCCGATAATGCCAACGTTAAATACCTGCTTGGCAGGTGTTACATAAACATCGAAGGTTCTGAACACAGGGCAATCCCCTTCCTTCAACAATCTACACGGGATATAAACCTGAAATACAAAGACAAAAAGTTTTCAGAAAAAAGAGCGCCGCATCACGCCTGGTTCTACCTGGCAGAGGCCTATAGCAAAACCAATCAGATGGATGAAGCGCTCGACGCCCTCAACAAGTTCAAGGATCTGAAGGAATTTGACAGGAAATATAACTACCGGATTACTGAAGAGGCCGTACTGGCCGTAGAGAGGGCCAAGATCATCAAAGATGCCGAGATCCCTTTAAGGGCTCTGTATTTCAATGAACCCATCAATAGCCCCAGCGATGACTACAACGGGGTGATTTCCGGGGATGGCCGGGTCATGGTCTGGGCCAACAGCAAGACTTTTTATGAGGCCATATATATGTCTGTCCGGGCAAACAACCAGTGGGGCATTCCTGTGTTGATCACCCCCCAGGTCGTTTCAGATGGAGATTTGTTTCCCACCGGGCTTTCTTTCGACGGAACCAGTCTGCTGCTTATTAAAACAAATAAAAGAGGCAATAAGGATATCTGGATCAGCCAGTTCAATGGGAATACCTGGAGTCCGGCCGGCCCCATAGAAGGAGAGATAAACTCGAACGGCAACGAGGACCATGCCTCGTTCAGTCCGGATGGCAGGTACATCTATCTTTCGAGTGACCGGCGAGGCGGAGAAGGAGGCCTGGACCTGTGGGTTTCCGAGAGGCTTGGTAATGGTGAATGGGGAGAACCCCGGAACATGGGGGATCAGATCAATACAGATATGGATGAAAGTTCCGTCTTTGTCTCACCCGATGGCCAACGGCTCATCTTTGCCTCCAAAGGACATTTTAATATGGGCGGTTATGATATATTCAGGTGTGAACTGGAAGGAAACAATATCTGGTCACAACCCACCAATATCGGCTATCCCCTGAATACGACCGGCGATAACACCTTCTACGTGCCCATCAACAGCGGGCTGCAGGCACTCTATACCCGCTTTACCAATGAGGGCATCGGAAAACGGGACCTGTGGTATGTGGAGATTCTGGATATGGAAAGTTTTGTGAGTAACGATCTTACCCTGGCCGAGGATCCTCCCGGGATCAGTCAGAAGGATTTTGCCATCATCCTGGTGAACAATGAGACCGGTGAGGAGATCGAGGTTCTTTACGATTCCGCCACCGACTCCTTCAAGGCCCTGACCGGTGAAAAATCAAGCTACCGGGTGATTTCCTATAAGCAAAAATAAAATGCCTGTCCTGGAGAATCATAGCATCTCTCTCAGGGCTCCTGAGCCTGAGGATCTGGATCTTCTGTATATCTGGGAGAACGACCCCGACATCTGGCAGGTAAGCGGTACCCTGGCCCCTTTCTCCAGGTATGTACTGAAACAGTATCTGGAGCATTCCGGGAAAGATATTTTCCAGGCAAAACAACTCAGGTTGATCATCCAGCTAAAAAGCAAGCGCCGGCCGGTGGGAGCCATTGACCTGTTCGACTTTGATCCGCACCACCACCGGGCCGGGGTCGGGATCCTGATTGCAGAACCCTCCGACAGAAGAAAGGGCTATGCCAGGGAGGCTCTTCAGACCATGGTGGAATACGGCTTCCAGGTACTCCACCTTCATCAGCTTTACTGCCACATCGCTGCAGGGAACAGCGCCAGCATCAAACTGTTTAAAGAAGCAGGATTCGTGGAGACGGGAAGAAAGAAAGAATGGCTCTTCGATGGCTCCGCGTATGAAGATGAGCTTCTTTTACAAAAGCTGCATAATGAACCGGCCGGTTAATGACAAAGAGATTCATTACCTGCTCGCGCATCTGGATAAGCTTTATGAAGGGGTCCGGATAGAAACTTATCTGTCTTACAAGGTCCGGTCAGAATACAACTCCCTGCTTATACCCCCATCAGATCAAGCCCTGGATCCGGGCCGTGTCGTTTATATTTCTGAAATCCCCGTCCTGTTTCCCTGTTCGGACCGGAAGCACTGGTATTCCGTTCAGGGGAAACAGATCCTGTTCCACCACGACCTGTTAAAATCGGCCTTCTACCTGCTATCAGGATTCCAGGAGTACCATGCATCGGAAAGGGATGCAGAGGGACGATTCCCCTGGAAATTTTCCATTCAATACCGGCTGGGCATCACAAAAATTCCGGTGGTGAATTACTATTTTGAAGTGCTCCTGGAAGCCTTTGAGAAATTCTGCACCCTGAATGGCTTGAATTTTAAGAAAAAAACCGGAGGTGGTCCGGTGCTGTTTCTTTCCCATGATGTGGACAGGATAAAAAAATACTCTTTACGCAACCTGGTCTATACGGGAATGCAAATCCTTCGACTCAGGCCTGATTCAAGCCCTTTGAGTACGCAGGTTAAAAAGCTGAAAGAGCATATGCAGGGCCTGCTCTCCGGCGGTAAAGATCCATACTGGAACTTTGAGGAGATGTGCGATCTTGAAAGCAGCCTGAATATTACTTCCACCTGGTTTTTTTTGGAGAAGGGGTCGGGAAAAAACTCCCTGTACCGGTTCAGGGATAAAAAAATCAGGGCCCTGATTGCTTACCTTTCCGGCAGAGGTCACGAGATTGGCCTGCATGCTACCCTGGAAAGCAGCGAAGATCAGGCATCCATGAATGGTAGTGTTCAGCGGCTTCAGGCAGTAAGCAGCAGTACGGTCAGAGGGGTCCGGCAACATTTCTTAAAATACCGGCATCCTCTTACACCTGCCATCCAGATACAGGCAGGTCTGGAGTATGATGCCAGCCTCGGTTTTGCGGAGCAGCCTGGCTTCAGAAATTCCTTTGCCCATCCATTCAGACTGTATGACTTTGAAAATCAAGAGCCCATGAATATCTGGCAGCTCCCTTTGTGTGTTATGGAACTGACCCTGTTGCAATATATGAATGTCCCTCCCGCTTCGCTTCCCGAAACAATCCGCCCCATTCTTTCAGAGCTCAGCAGGTTTCAGGGGGTTTTTTCATTATTATGGCATAATTGCCGCCTGGACGAAAACACTCATCCCGGTATCTGGATCGTTTACCGGAATTTGTTAGAGGAGATTATGCAGGCCGGGTATCATTCATTAAGCGGTCAGGAAATTCTCGATTCACTCGTAAATGCCCGCTAAATATCCTTATAAGCCGGGATTTCACTAAGAAATCTGATCTGCCCGGTTTCAAAATCGATCAGGCAACAAAAGTGCTTTAACCCATTGGTAACGATCAGGTAGCTCACCCGGAAGGCCAGGTTGTAACGGGCCACCTGATCGAAGGTGGCCTGATTAATGCTAACCTCCGGTGCCTTGACCTCCACCAGCAGGGCGGGATGTCCGGCTGGTTTGTGCACCAGAATGTCACATCTGCGGGAGAGTTTATTCACTTTCAGGGCATACTCGGTCATCAGAAGCGAGGCCGGGAATCCCTTTTCCTCCACCAGGTAGCGGGCAAATCTCTGCCGCACCTCCTCTTCGGGAGTGAGTTTCACGTAACGTTTTCTATAAACATCCAGCACCATCAGGCTCCCGTCCTCCTTCCTGTACCGGAAATCATATGCCGGAAGATTCAGTTTTCGCATGAAATGGCTTATCTTCGCAAGAAGTTACAAGGTAAGAAAGATCGGACGAAAACCAGGGATGGTCCCGGAAATTGAGACCCATGAAGACAAAAAAGGAAATCACTGAGAACTGGCTGCCCCGCTATACGGGAATACCCGCCGGGGAATTGGGCAGGCATATATTGTTAACCAATTTCAAGGGCTATCTCGATATGTTCTGTGAGATGGGTAATACCGGGGTGGTCGACAGTAAAGTGGCCATGCCTGCGGCTACCTTTAACGGCATAACCATGATCAATTTCGGAATGGGAAGTGCCAATGCTGCCACGGTAATGGATCTCTTAGCGGCTGCCCCTCCGAAAGCGGTTCTTTTCCTGGGGAAGTGCGGGGGATTAAAAAAGAAGAATTCCCTGGGCGATTTTATCCTGCCTATTGCAGCCATAAGGGGTGAGGGAACCTCCGATGACTATATGCCCCACGAGGTACCTGCCCTTCCTGCCTTTACCCTGCAAAGGGCCGTTTCCACCACGATCCGGAACCTGGGGATGGACTACTGGACCGGAACGGTATACTCCACCAACCGCAGGGTTTGGGAACACGATAGCAAATTTAAAAAGTACCTGAGAAAGGTCCGAAGTATGGCTATTGATATGGAGACTGCGACCCTGTTTACGGTCGGATTCGCCAACGGAATCCCCACAGGAGCGCTGCTCCTGGTCTCTGATCAACCCATGATCCCGGAGGGGGTAAAGACCCGGGAGAGCGACCGCATGGTTACGGAAAATTATGCCAGGATGCACCTGGAGATAGGAATTGAATCCCTGCATGAGATCATTGACCACCGGGAATCTGTAAAACACCTCCGATTTTAGAAAGCATGGGAATGACTTACGAGCAGCTGATCGGCGACCTGAAGAACAAAGCTTACAGACCCGTCTATTTCCTGTGGGGGGATGAACCCTATTTTATAGACCTGGCCACTTCCTTTATTACCGGGAAGGTATTAAGCGAAGCAGAACAGAGCTTTAATCAGACCATCCTGTATGGAAAAGAATCTGAGGCAGGTCAGGTTTCGGATCTGGCACGCAGGTTCCCCATGATGGCCTCCCACCAGGTAGTAGTGCTGAAAGAAGCCCAGGAAATGAAAAGCTTTGGCGACCTGATCCACTATATAGAGAAACCCCAGCCCTCCACCCTGCTGGTGATCAACTATAAATATAAAAAACCCGATAAGCGACAGAAGATCTTCAAGCTCCTGGAGAAGGAAGCCGTGTGCTTCGAGTCCAAAAAGTTATATGATAACCAGGTTCCCGGCTGGATCGCCGCTTATGCCTCCGGGCGGAAGTTCCGCATGGAGCCCAGGGCAGCTGCCCTGCTGGCCGAATTCCTGGGAAGCGACCTGTCGAAAATTGCCAACGAAGTGGAGAAACTGATCGTGGCCATAGGTAAAGATGAACGGAACATCACCCCTGCCCTGGTGGAGAAACATATCGGTTTCAGTAAGGATTTCAACCAGTTTGAATTGCAAAATGCACTGGCCGACAGGAATGCACTTAAAGCCAACCGGATCATCAACTACTTTGCCGAAAATCCGCGGAAATATCCCATTCCCCTGACCATCGTTTCGCTCTACTACTTCTTTTCCAAATTGCTCCTGTTTCATTACACCAAAGATAAATCGAAACAAAACCTGGCTTCCGTGCTGAAGGTCAATCCTTTTTTTGTAAAGGATTACGAAATGGCTGCCAGACGCTACCCGGCTGCCAGGCTGGTGGAAATTATCTCTCTGCTGCGTATTTACGACATGCGCTCCAAAGGTTATGAGGGTAATACCACCCCGGAAGGGGAGCTGACCCGCGAGCTGGTCTTTAAGATACTTCACACCTAATCCCCTGCCTGTGATTACCCTGATCATTGTAATCCTTTCCATACTTGTTTCGGTGCTTGCCTTCAGAAGAAGGGAAATGTTTTACCGTCTGGACCTCTCCCCCGCCCGCGTGGTGCATCATAAAGAGTACTACCGGATCTTCACCCACGCC from Bacteroidales bacterium includes the following:
- a CDS encoding type I restriction enzyme HsdR N-terminal domain-containing protein: MRKLNLPAYDFRYRKEDGSLMVLDVYRKRYVKLTPEEEVRQRFARYLVEEKGFPASLLMTEYALKVNKLSRRCDILVHKPAGHPALLVEVKAPEVSINQATFDQVARYNLAFRVSYLIVTNGLKHFCCLIDFETGQIRFLSEIPAYKDI
- a CDS encoding tetratricopeptide repeat protein is translated as MKRQLSFFILLCVWTLSLQAQSAEENFYDAIFFFEEDEDYQEAAYLFYQVLSMEPDNANVKYLLGRCYINIEGSEHRAIPFLQQSTRDINLKYKDKKFSEKRAPHHAWFYLAEAYSKTNQMDEALDALNKFKDLKEFDRKYNYRITEEAVLAVERAKIIKDAEIPLRALYFNEPINSPSDDYNGVISGDGRVMVWANSKTFYEAIYMSVRANNQWGIPVLITPQVVSDGDLFPTGLSFDGTSLLLIKTNKRGNKDIWISQFNGNTWSPAGPIEGEINSNGNEDHASFSPDGRYIYLSSDRRGGEGGLDLWVSERLGNGEWGEPRNMGDQINTDMDESSVFVSPDGQRLIFASKGHFNMGGYDIFRCELEGNNIWSQPTNIGYPLNTTGDNTFYVPINSGLQALYTRFTNEGIGKRDLWYVEILDMESFVSNDLTLAEDPPGISQKDFAIILVNNETGEEIEVLYDSATDSFKALTGEKSSYRVISYKQK
- the holA gene encoding DNA polymerase III subunit delta, which encodes MTYEQLIGDLKNKAYRPVYFLWGDEPYFIDLATSFITGKVLSEAEQSFNQTILYGKESEAGQVSDLARRFPMMASHQVVVLKEAQEMKSFGDLIHYIEKPQPSTLLVINYKYKKPDKRQKIFKLLEKEAVCFESKKLYDNQVPGWIAAYASGRKFRMEPRAAALLAEFLGSDLSKIANEVEKLIVAIGKDERNITPALVEKHIGFSKDFNQFELQNALADRNALKANRIINYFAENPRKYPIPLTIVSLYYFFSKLLLFHYTKDKSKQNLASVLKVNPFFVKDYEMAARRYPAARLVEIISLLRIYDMRSKGYEGNTTPEGELTRELVFKILHT
- a CDS encoding GNAT family protein, whose translation is MPVLENHSISLRAPEPEDLDLLYIWENDPDIWQVSGTLAPFSRYVLKQYLEHSGKDIFQAKQLRLIIQLKSKRRPVGAIDLFDFDPHHHRAGVGILIAEPSDRRKGYAREALQTMVEYGFQVLHLHQLYCHIAAGNSASIKLFKEAGFVETGRKKEWLFDGSAYEDELLLQKLHNEPAG
- a CDS encoding polysaccharide deacetylase family protein yields the protein MNRPVNDKEIHYLLAHLDKLYEGVRIETYLSYKVRSEYNSLLIPPSDQALDPGRVVYISEIPVLFPCSDRKHWYSVQGKQILFHHDLLKSAFYLLSGFQEYHASERDAEGRFPWKFSIQYRLGITKIPVVNYYFEVLLEAFEKFCTLNGLNFKKKTGGGPVLFLSHDVDRIKKYSLRNLVYTGMQILRLRPDSSPLSTQVKKLKEHMQGLLSGGKDPYWNFEEMCDLESSLNITSTWFFLEKGSGKNSLYRFRDKKIRALIAYLSGRGHEIGLHATLESSEDQASMNGSVQRLQAVSSSTVRGVRQHFLKYRHPLTPAIQIQAGLEYDASLGFAEQPGFRNSFAHPFRLYDFENQEPMNIWQLPLCVMELTLLQYMNVPPASLPETIRPILSELSRFQGVFSLLWHNCRLDENTHPGIWIVYRNLLEEIMQAGYHSLSGQEILDSLVNAR
- a CDS encoding OmpA family protein, encoding MRRLYLFTSFCLLSAMILAQNIKVDFNDGEFFLAEEDYEEALYAFGKVYNKGYQDNAYINYRMGLCLLNIPGRKTESIPYLEKAEESISTQVKEGKFGEKDAPPAALLYLANAYRINMEIDKAIEKFNAFAKYIDPKDLTLQAYVDQQIVSCGHALVGTASPVEYKTGNLGQLQETHTSRYNMLLSGDLRTVAFMGKNPFYNGVYVAVKNGDVWGKPNNITPSIASDGNMDVVGLSNDGKQMLLAVRDEFTSNIYTSVYENDRWNPAFSLGKPINSRYYEAHAALSPDGKSIYFSSNRKESSGGMDIFRSDLQEDGTWGEPVNLGPGINTVLNEDVPVVSPDGKRLYFSSQGHSTMGGFDVFYTEINDDGNFPELPVNLGYPLNTSDDDFPYAPGGVEEENHSLLFAQGKLSGYDLFKFEMIGRNDIPVAVSLDEEEEVEEAVVEEVAAVEVPVEQAEAVPEKYYLRPIYFDFDSYTLSRESRSRLDILSSIMERHPSLQIEITGHTDAKGSFEYNQRLSVNRAMTVYKYLILNGISNERMSAVGMSEREHVARNTTRDERDAPDGRMLNRRVEFRVSVTEDVILEMEKVEIPDHLKLDE
- a CDS encoding AMP nucleosidase → MKTKKEITENWLPRYTGIPAGELGRHILLTNFKGYLDMFCEMGNTGVVDSKVAMPAATFNGITMINFGMGSANAATVMDLLAAAPPKAVLFLGKCGGLKKKNSLGDFILPIAAIRGEGTSDDYMPHEVPALPAFTLQRAVSTTIRNLGMDYWTGTVYSTNRRVWEHDSKFKKYLRKVRSMAIDMETATLFTVGFANGIPTGALLLVSDQPMIPEGVKTRESDRMVTENYARMHLEIGIESLHEIIDHRESVKHLRF